The DNA window AAAGTAAAAAATCATTTGCTTCAGTAAAAGCTGATTTCAAAAACTTAAAGTTTCCAATAATAGTTACCTTATTTTCAGATTCAACTTCAAGTTTAAATCCTTCATTAGATTTTACTTTCAGAAAAAAGCGCTTTCCATTTTCATCATCTGGACATAACAATCCGTCAACATTAGTTCTAGTATTAGACCAATCTAGTAAAGCTGTAGTTTTTCCTGTTCTAATAGCTCCTGTTAGAATGTAAATCATTCCGAAGGCACTTTAAAAT is part of the Psychroserpens ponticola genome and encodes:
- a CDS encoding nucleoside-triphosphatase — translated: MIYILTGAIRTGKTTALLDWSNTRTNVDGLLCPDDENGKRFFLKVKSNEGFKLEVESENKVTIIGNFKFLKSAFTEANDFLLSKFSETEHKFLIIDELGKLELKNEGLHLSTEAIIPKYMQNENQHLILVVRDYLLDAILKHYTISKYKVLKKEDFKLWK